From Lycium ferocissimum isolate CSIRO_LF1 chromosome 12, AGI_CSIRO_Lferr_CH_V1, whole genome shotgun sequence, one genomic window encodes:
- the LOC132038985 gene encoding WD40 repeat-containing protein HOS15-like isoform X1, with the protein MISITSAELNYVVFRYLHESGFSHSAFALGYEAGINKSTIDGNLVPPGALVTFVQKGIQYLELEANLSNDDTDMDEDFQFLQPLDLITKDVYELQKIIKEKKEKLQKDKPRRKDKANVDHERDNERESAREREKEKQQKQKERERDRERSEKNKEKEKRKDREKPREDIMDVKLSGEKDAARREENGKAGDLEPMEICTDSTSLPCEIPSCDVMVLEGHTSEVFVCAWSPEESVLASGAGDSTARIWTIGDGPCNSTIQRGPPNVVVLKHLRSRATENNKDVTTLDWNGEGTLLATGSYDGQARIWNRAGELVSTLHKHKGPIFSLKWNKKGDYLLSSSVDTTAVVWDVKSGEWKQQFEFHSGPALDVDWRNNNSFATCSSDSLIHVCKVGENRPVKTFSGHQSEVNAIKWDPSGSLLASCSDDGTAKIWSMKQDTCLHDFREHGKEIYTIKWSPTGSGTSNPNKQLLLASASFDSTVKLWDVELGRLLHSLNGHRDPVYSVAFSPNGEYLASGSLDKHLNIWSVKEAKIVRTYKGNAGMFEVCWDKEGNKVAACYANNVVCVFDVRL; encoded by the exons ATGATTTCTATAACCTCTGCTGAACTAAACTACGTCGTTTTCCGTTACCTTCACGAATCAG GATTCTCGCATTCAGCATTTGCTTTAGGATATGAGGCAGGGATCAATAAGAGCACAATTGATGGAAATCTAGTTCCTCCAGGTGCTCTTGTTACCTTTGTGCAAAAGGGCATTCAATATCTTGAACTGGAAGCAAATTTGAGCAAT GATGATACTGATATGGATGAAGACTTCCAGTTTCTACAACCTTTGGATCTCATTACAAAGGATGTATATGAGctgcaaaaaataataaaagagaaGAAGGAAAAGCTTCAGAAAGATAAACCTAGGCGAAAGGATAAGGCGAATGTTGACCATGAGAGGGACAACGAACGAGAATCTGCAAGAGAAAGGGAGAAGGAGAAACAACAGAAGCAAAAAGAGCGAGAACGGGATAGAGAAAGGAGTGAAAAGAACAAGGAGAAAGAAAAGCGCAAAGACAGAGAAAAACCACGCGAGGATATTATGGATGTGAAACTGAGCGGAGAAAAAGACGCTGCCAGACGTGAGGAAAATGGAAAAGCTGGAG ATTTGGAGCCTATGGAGATCTGCACAGACTCAACCTCTTTACCATGTGAAATTCCTAGTTGTGATGTAATGGTTTTGGAAGGGCATACATCCGAG GTTTTTGTTTGTGCTTGGAGTCCAGAAGAGTCAGTTCTTGCATCTGG GGCTGGAGACTCTACTGCTAGAATTTGGACCATTGGAGATGGTCCATGTAATTCTACTATCCAAAGAGGACCTCCAAATGTTGTGGTTTTAAAGCATTTGAGAAGTCGAGCAACTGAGAACAACAAGGATGTTACAACACTTGATTGGAAT GGCGAGGGTACCCTGCTTGCAACAGGTTCTTACGATGGCCAAGCCAGAATCTGGAACCGAGCTG GGGAATTGGTTAGTACTCTTCACAAACATAAAGGGCCAATCTTCTCTTTGAAGTGGAACAAGAAAGGTGATTATCTCCTTAGCAGTAGTGTTGATACCACTGCCGTTGTTTGGGATGTGAAGTCTGGCGAATGGAAGCAGCAATTTGAATTTCATTCAG GTCCGGCACTTGATGTTGATTGGCGAAACAATAATTCTTTCGCGACCTGCTCCAGTGATAGCCTGATTCATGTTTGTAAAGTTGGGGAGAATCGACCAGTCAAAACATTCTCAGGACATCAG AGTGAAGTCAATGCTATCAAGTGGGACCCCTCAGGTTCCTTGCTGGCTTCATGCTCCGATGATGGCACAGCTAAG ATATGGAGCATGAAACAGGATACCTGCTTGCATGATTTCAGAGAACATGGCAAA GAGATATATACCATCAAATGGAGTCCGACTGGTTCTGGTACAAGCAATCCGAATAAGCAGTTGTTGCTGGCAAG TGCCTCGTTTGACTCTACCGTGAAGCTATGGGATGTTGAATTAGGCCGTCTTCTTCACAGCTTGAATGGTCACAG GGATCCTGTTTACTCCGTTGCATTTAGTCCAAACGGTGAGTACTTGGCAAGTGGGTCATTGGATAAACACTTGAATATATGGTCAGTGAAGGAGGCCAAGATTGTAAGAACTTACAAGGGCAATGCCGGTATGTTTGAAGTATGTTGGGACAAGGAAGGCAACAAGGTCGCAGCTTGTTATGCAAACAACGTGGTTTGTGTGTTTGATGTTCGATTGTAG
- the LOC132038985 gene encoding WD40 repeat-containing protein HOS15-like isoform X2, with amino-acid sequence MDEDFQFLQPLDLITKDVYELQKIIKEKKEKLQKDKPRRKDKANVDHERDNERESAREREKEKQQKQKERERDRERSEKNKEKEKRKDREKPREDIMDVKLSGEKDAARREENGKAGDLEPMEICTDSTSLPCEIPSCDVMVLEGHTSEVFVCAWSPEESVLASGAGDSTARIWTIGDGPCNSTIQRGPPNVVVLKHLRSRATENNKDVTTLDWNGEGTLLATGSYDGQARIWNRAGELVSTLHKHKGPIFSLKWNKKGDYLLSSSVDTTAVVWDVKSGEWKQQFEFHSGPALDVDWRNNNSFATCSSDSLIHVCKVGENRPVKTFSGHQSEVNAIKWDPSGSLLASCSDDGTAKIWSMKQDTCLHDFREHGKEIYTIKWSPTGSGTSNPNKQLLLASASFDSTVKLWDVELGRLLHSLNGHRDPVYSVAFSPNGEYLASGSLDKHLNIWSVKEAKIVRTYKGNAGMFEVCWDKEGNKVAACYANNVVCVFDVRL; translated from the exons ATGGATGAAGACTTCCAGTTTCTACAACCTTTGGATCTCATTACAAAGGATGTATATGAGctgcaaaaaataataaaagagaaGAAGGAAAAGCTTCAGAAAGATAAACCTAGGCGAAAGGATAAGGCGAATGTTGACCATGAGAGGGACAACGAACGAGAATCTGCAAGAGAAAGGGAGAAGGAGAAACAACAGAAGCAAAAAGAGCGAGAACGGGATAGAGAAAGGAGTGAAAAGAACAAGGAGAAAGAAAAGCGCAAAGACAGAGAAAAACCACGCGAGGATATTATGGATGTGAAACTGAGCGGAGAAAAAGACGCTGCCAGACGTGAGGAAAATGGAAAAGCTGGAG ATTTGGAGCCTATGGAGATCTGCACAGACTCAACCTCTTTACCATGTGAAATTCCTAGTTGTGATGTAATGGTTTTGGAAGGGCATACATCCGAG GTTTTTGTTTGTGCTTGGAGTCCAGAAGAGTCAGTTCTTGCATCTGG GGCTGGAGACTCTACTGCTAGAATTTGGACCATTGGAGATGGTCCATGTAATTCTACTATCCAAAGAGGACCTCCAAATGTTGTGGTTTTAAAGCATTTGAGAAGTCGAGCAACTGAGAACAACAAGGATGTTACAACACTTGATTGGAAT GGCGAGGGTACCCTGCTTGCAACAGGTTCTTACGATGGCCAAGCCAGAATCTGGAACCGAGCTG GGGAATTGGTTAGTACTCTTCACAAACATAAAGGGCCAATCTTCTCTTTGAAGTGGAACAAGAAAGGTGATTATCTCCTTAGCAGTAGTGTTGATACCACTGCCGTTGTTTGGGATGTGAAGTCTGGCGAATGGAAGCAGCAATTTGAATTTCATTCAG GTCCGGCACTTGATGTTGATTGGCGAAACAATAATTCTTTCGCGACCTGCTCCAGTGATAGCCTGATTCATGTTTGTAAAGTTGGGGAGAATCGACCAGTCAAAACATTCTCAGGACATCAG AGTGAAGTCAATGCTATCAAGTGGGACCCCTCAGGTTCCTTGCTGGCTTCATGCTCCGATGATGGCACAGCTAAG ATATGGAGCATGAAACAGGATACCTGCTTGCATGATTTCAGAGAACATGGCAAA GAGATATATACCATCAAATGGAGTCCGACTGGTTCTGGTACAAGCAATCCGAATAAGCAGTTGTTGCTGGCAAG TGCCTCGTTTGACTCTACCGTGAAGCTATGGGATGTTGAATTAGGCCGTCTTCTTCACAGCTTGAATGGTCACAG GGATCCTGTTTACTCCGTTGCATTTAGTCCAAACGGTGAGTACTTGGCAAGTGGGTCATTGGATAAACACTTGAATATATGGTCAGTGAAGGAGGCCAAGATTGTAAGAACTTACAAGGGCAATGCCGGTATGTTTGAAGTATGTTGGGACAAGGAAGGCAACAAGGTCGCAGCTTGTTATGCAAACAACGTGGTTTGTGTGTTTGATGTTCGATTGTAG
- the LOC132039996 gene encoding G2/mitotic-specific cyclin C13-1-like — translation MEGQGSFVRVTRLAKKREAEAMVKHLQQPNKKRVVLGEIQDLSNVGFNKIKPKCKKTTKRKVKRCVSEKDKECDDPQMCSAYVSDIYANLDDDPQMCSAYASDIYDYLHHMEIEKKRRPLPDYLEKIQKDVTANMRGVLVDWLVEVAEEYKLLVDTLYLTVSHIDRFLSVNVIPRQRLQLLGVASMLIAAKYEEIKPPHAKDFSYITANTFTKKDVVKMEASVLQSLKFEMGNPTTKTFLRRFTRVAQEDYKNPDLQLEFLGYYLAELSLLDYNCVKFLPSLVAAAVIFLSRFTLQPKSNPWNVALKSCSGYRAVDLKECVFIIHDLQLSRRGSTLVAVRDKYKLHKFKCVSTLSSPLEIPDSFFEDTS, via the exons ATGGAAGGCCAAGGTAGTTTTGTAAGAGTAACAAGATTGGCGAAGAAAAGGGAAGCAGAAGCAATGGTTAAGCATTTACAACAACCCAATAAGAAGAGAGTTGTTTTGGGTGAAATTCAAGATTTGTCAAATGTGGGTTTTAATAAGATTAAGCCCAAATGTAAGAAGACTACTAAAAGGAAGGTGAAAAGGTGTGTTAGTGAGAAAGACAAGGAATGTGATGACCCCCAGATGTGCAGTGCTTATGTTTCTGATATATATGCTAATTTGGATGATGACCCTCAGATGTGTAGTGCTTAtgcttctgatatatatgatTATCTTCATCATATGGAG AttgagaaaaagagaagaccaTTGCCTGATTACCTTGAAAAGATTCAAAAGGATGTGACTGCAAATATGAGAGGAGTTTTGGTTGACTGGCTGGTGGAAGTTGCAGAGGAATACAAACTTTTAGTAGACACTTTGTACCTTACTGTTTCCCACATCGATAGATTCTTATCAGTGAATGTCATTCCTAGGCAAAGACTTCAGCTTTTGGGTGTTGCTTCAATGCTCATCGCTGC GAAGTATGAGGAAATTAAGCCTCCACATGCTAAGGATTTTAGCTACATTACAGCCAATACATTTACAAAGAAAGACGTGGTGAAGATGGAGGCTAGTGTGTTACAAtccctcaaatttgaaatgGGTAATCCCACAACCAAAACATTTCTCAGAAGATTTACTAGGGTTGCCCAAGAAGATTACAAA AATCCCGATTTGCAGTTAGAGTTTCTAGGCTACTACCTAGCAGAGTTGAGTTTATTGGATTACAACTGTGTGAAATTCTTGCCTTCTTTGGTAGCCGCTGCGGTGATATTCCTTTCGAGGTTCACATTACAGCCAAAGTCAAATCCTTGG AATGTGGCCCTTAAAAGTTGCTCAGGATATAGAGCAGTAGATTTAAAGGAATGTGTTTTTATCATACATGACTTGCAATTGAGCAGAAGAGGAAGCACTTTGGTAGCTGTGAGGGACAAATACAAGCTGCATAAG TTCAAATGTGTGTCGACATTGTCTTCTCCTCTGGAGATACCAGATTCTTTCTTCGAAGATACAAGTTAA